One genomic region from Osmerus eperlanus chromosome 6, fOsmEpe2.1, whole genome shotgun sequence encodes:
- the LOC134022548 gene encoding myelin and lymphocyte protein-like, with the protein MASSSHSLPSGGNVFTTIPDIFFIPEFVFGGLVWTLLASTTIMVNPTGYVMFVSLFCFVMTTIWMLIFVCGCNQRSNWPTLDVAYHFLASLLYLSSSVVLAYFILVLQTAISGTEISKLLIAAVVMSYLATLCYFLHAIFSAIRWKSC; encoded by the exons ATGGCCTCATCCAGCCACTCGTTACCCAGTGGTGGTAATGTCTTCACCACCATACCGGACATCTTCTTCATTCCTGAGTTT gTGTTTGGGGGTCTTGTGTGGACCCTGTTGGCCTCCACTACAATTATGGTCAACCCTACAGGCTATGTGATGTTCGTGTCTCTCTTCTGCTTCGTCATGACCACAATCTGGATGCTTATCTTCGTCTGTGGGTGCAACCAGCGCAGCAACTGGCCAACTCTG GATGTAGCGTACCATTTCCTGGCGTCCCTCCTCTACCTCAGCTCCTCAGTAGTCCTGGCTTATTTCATCCTCGTGCTGCAAACAGCCATAAGTGGCACCGAGATTTCCAAGTTATTAATTGCTGCTGTG GTGATGTCTTATCTGGCAACTCTATGCTACTTCCTCCATGCCATCTTCTCTGCCATCAGATGGAAGTCTTGCTGA
- the LOC134022547 gene encoding myelin and lymphocyte protein-like: MAATTAQIVGSLPSGLGVCTTAPDIFYLPELIFGGLVWILVASTHVNPNNPQGWVMFVSVFCFVMTFLWLVIFAAGGHKNSGGWAAADFAYHGLAAFFYLSASVILAELTIRLKTEGGFKHYQIDIAAVVFSFLATLFYFIHFILSSIRWKSF, encoded by the exons ATGGCAGCCACCACGGCCCAGATAGTGGGTAGTCTACCCAGTGGTTTGGGTGTATGCACCACGGCGCCGGATATCTTCTATCTACCGGaactg ATCTTTGGGGGTCTGGTGTGGATCCTGGTGGCATCTACACATGTGAACCCAAATAACCCCCAAGGCTGGGTGATGTTTGTGTCGGTCTTCTGTTTTGTCATGACCTTCCTCTGGCTCGTCATCTTCGCAGCTGGGGGCCACAAGAACAGTGGAGGGTGGGCCGCAGCG GACTTTGCATACCACGGTCTGGCGGCCTTCTTCTACCTCAGTGCGTCTGTGATTCTGGCCGAGCTCACGATCAGACTAAAGACTGAAGGTGGCTTCAAGCACTACCAGATTGACATTGCTGCTGTG GTGTTTTCGTTCCTGGCCACGCTTTTTTACTTCATCCATTTCATTTTGTCATCCATTCGATGGAAGTCGTTTTAA